The following are encoded together in the Novipirellula artificiosorum genome:
- the panB gene encoding 3-methyl-2-oxobutanoate hydroxymethyltransferase — MSNPVPRVTTRSLQRMRDDGKSISMLTAYDFPTAAILDEAGIDLLLVGDSLAMVVQGHETTLPVTMDQMIYHAEMVGRAAKRAMVVVDLPFPEGQLGIRRSVMCGARVLKETQCHAVKLEGGAEQADRIEAMVTAGIPVMAHVGLRPQNVHVEGGYRVKRDRKTLVADAVAAERAGAFAVLVECVSVEVGQAITDAVKLPTIGIGAGNSTTGQVLVTNDLLGLTRGYSPKFVRQMADVSSIIHDTAVQYRQAIADKTFPGEKESFDVR; from the coding sequence ATGTCGAACCCCGTACCACGAGTGACTACGAGAAGTCTGCAGCGAATGCGAGATGATGGAAAAAGCATCTCGATGCTGACCGCCTACGACTTTCCAACCGCTGCGATTCTGGACGAAGCCGGTATCGATCTTTTGTTGGTCGGCGACTCTTTGGCCATGGTCGTGCAAGGCCATGAAACGACTTTGCCCGTCACGATGGACCAAATGATCTATCATGCGGAAATGGTCGGTCGAGCAGCCAAGCGGGCCATGGTCGTCGTCGACTTACCTTTCCCCGAAGGCCAATTGGGAATCCGCCGCAGTGTGATGTGTGGCGCTCGGGTGCTAAAGGAAACTCAATGCCACGCCGTGAAGCTTGAAGGAGGCGCCGAACAAGCGGATCGCATCGAAGCAATGGTCACGGCCGGAATCCCCGTGATGGCACATGTCGGGCTAAGACCACAAAATGTCCATGTCGAAGGGGGATACCGCGTCAAACGCGATCGGAAGACCTTGGTCGCCGATGCGGTCGCCGCCGAACGGGCCGGAGCCTTCGCGGTGCTGGTCGAGTGCGTTTCGGTGGAAGTCGGGCAAGCGATCACCGATGCGGTCAAACTGCCGACCATCGGAATCGGCGCCGGGAACTCGACGACGGGGCAGGTTTTGGTTACCAACGACTTGCTCGGATTGACGCGTGGCTATTCACCGAAGTTTGTTCGCCAAATGGCGGATGTCTCGTCCATTATCCACGACACTGCGGTACAATATCGCCAAGCGATTGCGGACAAGACCTTCCCTGGTGAAAAGGAGTCCTTTGATGTCCGATGA
- a CDS encoding RNA polymerase sigma factor, whose protein sequence is MSDSHEADAQLVDRIRSGDDDAWRSLIDRYEGRLLAFTNSRIRDRAASEDIVQDAFVGFLISLPNYDGSKRLESYLFSICAYKLTDHLRREGRRPTLQMHSRRSSHPGEQSFVGGDRMASSIARSVERKQLEHDAIRDAITEQIQRWKETDSWSKLRAIELLYVVGMSNKLVAEKTGLSEQQVANYKSDFQIRLRAIIGRMNLDQAVFPELADS, encoded by the coding sequence ATGAGTGATTCCCACGAAGCGGACGCCCAATTGGTGGATCGAATTCGTAGCGGAGACGACGATGCGTGGCGTTCGTTGATCGACCGATACGAAGGTCGATTGTTGGCGTTTACCAACAGCCGGATCCGCGATCGAGCGGCAAGCGAGGACATTGTCCAAGATGCATTCGTTGGCTTTTTGATCAGTTTGCCGAATTACGATGGCTCGAAACGACTGGAAAGCTACCTGTTTTCGATCTGTGCCTACAAATTGACCGACCATCTCCGCCGTGAAGGCCGCCGCCCGACGCTTCAAATGCACTCGCGACGAAGCAGCCATCCGGGCGAGCAGAGTTTCGTGGGTGGCGACCGCATGGCCAGTTCAATTGCACGAAGTGTGGAACGCAAGCAGCTCGAGCACGATGCAATCCGAGATGCCATCACCGAACAGATTCAACGTTGGAAAGAAACCGACAGTTGGAGCAAACTGCGAGCAATCGAGTTGCTTTACGTCGTCGGCATGAGCAACAAGCTGGTGGCCGAAAAAACCGGGTTGAGTGAACAACAAGTCGCCAACTACAAAAGCGATTTTCAAATTCGGTTGCGTGCGATCATCGGTCGAATGAACCTCGACCAAGCGGTCTTCCCCGAACTGGCCGACTCGTAG
- a CDS encoding PAS domain-containing hybrid sensor histidine kinase/response regulator, with the protein MNETDKQTPFYSMLHSNASRLQHLADSMPQVVWIADHAGVIRYRNKNGAELFGESTIGAPENLIHPDDLRSSERLWDECVVSGEVFEREHRIRTVSGDYRWFLTRSVPVRGANGEIECWYGTTTDIQHLKDAENEFIEQRERIWQSQKMEAIGRLAGGVAHDFNNLLMIILGECGELVSRSDLDEPTQASIHAIQDAGQRASALTKQLLAFSRRESSLPVTIDLNQSIRDARNLLKRMVGDQTKLEVQLHPAAILVRIDPTQFEQILFNLVANANDAMPSGGTICIRTETVLAEPTPGLQLEPQCLGYACVSIRDHGCGFPQEFAEKMFEPFYTTKQVGQGIGLGLAVVHGIVEQHGGRAHATACEDGAIMQVYLPLASPSLIEQVVPGNNRC; encoded by the coding sequence ATGAACGAAACCGACAAGCAAACACCGTTCTATTCGATGCTGCACTCGAACGCATCGCGACTTCAGCACCTGGCCGATTCGATGCCACAAGTCGTGTGGATCGCGGACCACGCGGGCGTCATTCGCTATCGCAACAAGAACGGTGCGGAGCTGTTTGGCGAATCGACAATCGGCGCCCCCGAGAATCTGATCCACCCCGATGACCTCAGGTCGAGCGAACGGCTGTGGGACGAGTGCGTAGTCAGCGGCGAAGTGTTCGAGCGTGAGCATCGCATACGAACCGTTTCGGGCGACTACCGATGGTTCTTGACGCGAAGTGTACCGGTACGCGGCGCCAACGGCGAAATCGAGTGCTGGTACGGAACAACGACCGACATCCAGCATTTAAAAGACGCCGAAAACGAATTCATCGAGCAGCGTGAACGGATCTGGCAGTCGCAGAAAATGGAGGCGATCGGGCGTTTGGCAGGCGGGGTCGCACACGATTTCAATAATCTGCTGATGATCATTCTCGGCGAATGTGGTGAATTGGTCTCGCGGTCCGATCTCGACGAACCCACTCAGGCGTCGATTCACGCGATCCAGGATGCGGGACAGCGTGCATCGGCACTGACCAAGCAATTGCTGGCATTCAGTCGTCGTGAAAGCTCGTTGCCCGTGACGATTGATCTCAATCAAAGCATTCGCGATGCTCGCAATCTGCTCAAACGAATGGTAGGCGATCAAACGAAATTAGAAGTCCAGCTACACCCGGCTGCCATCTTGGTGCGAATCGACCCGACTCAGTTCGAACAGATTCTCTTTAACCTGGTCGCAAATGCAAACGATGCAATGCCCTCTGGCGGGACGATTTGCATTCGTACGGAAACGGTGCTCGCGGAACCAACACCTGGCCTGCAACTCGAACCTCAATGCTTGGGGTACGCGTGTGTGTCCATCCGCGATCATGGCTGCGGGTTTCCGCAAGAGTTCGCTGAGAAAATGTTTGAACCCTTCTACACGACCAAGCAAGTCGGCCAGGGGATCGGGTTGGGGTTGGCCGTCGTGCATGGCATCGTCGAACAACACGGCGGGCGGGCGCACGCAACCGCCTGCGAGGACGGGGCCATCATGCAAGTTTATCTGCCGTTGGCGAGCCCCTCATTGATCGAGCAAGTCGTGCCGGGCAATAACCGTTGCTAA
- the pgl gene encoding 6-phosphogluconolactonase: MSDETIQPYRSLAELHQAAADAFCECAEQSLASRGVFRVALSGGSTPKRLYEMLAERSLNWERIHWFLGDERNVPLDSLDSNYRMICETLLEPARAPDENIHPVFVDLQNPAAAAETYEKTLRTHFPDQTMPAWDLVLLGMGDDSHTASLFPGTAALDETERWFVANWVEKLACFRYTLTAPAINSAKERWFLVAGKNKKQAIASVLRGERSPSHHPSQMIETTRMFVTEDAWTSNE, encoded by the coding sequence ATGTCCGATGAAACCATTCAACCGTATCGTTCGCTAGCCGAACTTCATCAAGCTGCCGCCGATGCGTTTTGCGAGTGCGCCGAACAAAGCCTTGCGTCACGAGGTGTTTTTCGAGTTGCATTGTCGGGCGGATCCACGCCAAAGCGACTCTATGAAATGCTCGCCGAGCGATCGCTGAATTGGGAACGCATTCATTGGTTTTTGGGAGACGAACGGAACGTGCCGCTTGATTCGTTGGATAGCAATTATCGAATGATCTGCGAGACGCTTCTCGAGCCGGCTCGGGCACCCGACGAGAACATTCATCCAGTCTTTGTCGATCTGCAAAATCCGGCTGCCGCCGCCGAAACGTATGAGAAGACGCTTCGCACACACTTTCCCGATCAGACGATGCCAGCTTGGGACTTGGTGCTGTTGGGCATGGGCGACGATTCGCACACCGCCTCGCTGTTTCCCGGAACCGCGGCCCTTGACGAAACCGAACGCTGGTTCGTCGCAAATTGGGTCGAAAAACTCGCCTGCTTCCGTTACACGCTAACCGCCCCGGCCATCAATTCGGCCAAAGAACGATGGTTCCTTGTTGCCGGAAAAAACAAAAAGCAAGCGATTGCAAGCGTCTTGAGGGGCGAGCGGTCACCTTCGCACCACCCGTCGCAAATGATCGAGACGACCCGAATGTTCGTAACCGAGGATGCATGGACATCCAATGAGTGA
- a CDS encoding response regulator transcription factor codes for MMDEQRVVCIVDDEPAVLDIVKRMIESGGYRCRCFASALDLIAVLDPSIDCVVTDLKMPEMDGAELLEKLRELDRLLPVIVLTGHADVSTAVRLMQQGAVSLVEKPFDAQQMLAAVDQAIHGSIDLQSRRKQANDARIRLESLSDDEREVLREMIAGVPNKEIVAKLQVSSRTLDRRRHHILQTMQTDSVAELATVIARHDLLDQ; via the coding sequence ATGATGGATGAACAACGGGTTGTTTGTATTGTCGATGACGAGCCTGCGGTTCTCGATATCGTGAAACGCATGATTGAATCGGGTGGGTATCGATGTCGCTGTTTTGCATCGGCCCTCGATTTGATTGCGGTGTTAGATCCGAGCATCGATTGTGTTGTGACCGATTTAAAGATGCCTGAGATGGATGGTGCCGAGCTGCTCGAGAAACTGCGAGAGCTCGATCGGTTGTTGCCCGTCATTGTGTTGACGGGGCATGCCGATGTTTCGACTGCGGTACGTTTGATGCAGCAAGGCGCGGTGTCGCTTGTTGAAAAACCGTTTGACGCACAGCAAATGCTGGCAGCTGTGGACCAAGCGATCCACGGTAGCATCGATTTGCAGTCGCGCCGGAAGCAAGCGAACGATGCAAGGATCAGGCTGGAATCCTTGAGTGACGATGAGCGTGAAGTGCTGCGTGAAATGATCGCCGGGGTTCCCAACAAAGAGATCGTCGCGAAGTTGCAAGTGAGCTCGCGAACGCTCGATCGACGCCGTCATCATATCTTGCAAACGATGCAAACGGATTCGGTCGCGGAGTTAGCAACGGTTATTGCCCGGCACGACTTGCTCGATCAATGA
- a CDS encoding TlpA family protein disulfide reductase has product MKPLFFRSLFLITATSLVAILSMGPASAEAKLGVGSKAPELKVEHWLQDGKGFFKPVTAFEKDKVYVVEFWATWCGPCVMSMPHLAELQNQYRGEKVQIVSISDEDPEEIKEFLKGENPDLEKTFDEITSAYSLTTDPDRSSHTDYMEAANQNGIPTSFVVGKTGQIEWIGHPMDLEEPLEAVVKGTWDRDAFKAQYEAEHRLEETLQEISMLAGSGKFDEAIKLIETEMANTDSEALKANLKDFRYSLLLSSGKVGDDVIAYYREQIGNMQGDPMQLGQFAYSLIGVVQQGGKAGPLVGEAVAALAPTVEKADAETQPLLYNILAQLAQIDKKLDQAIEFQTKAVEVSEERQKKRMQLYLDELQSEKEAK; this is encoded by the coding sequence ATGAAACCATTGTTTTTTCGTTCGCTTTTTCTCATCACGGCCACGTCCTTGGTCGCCATTCTGTCGATGGGTCCCGCCTCTGCGGAGGCGAAGTTGGGGGTTGGTTCGAAGGCTCCTGAGCTGAAAGTCGAGCACTGGCTGCAAGATGGAAAGGGTTTCTTCAAACCGGTGACGGCATTCGAAAAAGATAAGGTCTACGTGGTCGAGTTTTGGGCCACCTGGTGCGGTCCCTGTGTGATGAGCATGCCACACTTGGCGGAGCTTCAAAACCAATATCGTGGCGAAAAGGTCCAAATCGTCAGCATTTCGGACGAGGATCCTGAGGAAATCAAAGAGTTCTTGAAGGGTGAAAATCCTGATTTGGAAAAGACATTCGATGAGATTACGTCTGCGTATTCGCTGACCACCGACCCAGATCGTTCGTCCCATACCGACTACATGGAAGCGGCCAACCAGAACGGCATTCCCACCTCCTTCGTCGTTGGGAAGACGGGACAGATTGAATGGATTGGTCACCCGATGGATTTGGAAGAACCTCTCGAAGCGGTCGTCAAAGGAACGTGGGATCGAGATGCATTCAAAGCCCAATACGAGGCCGAGCATCGCTTGGAAGAGACGTTACAAGAGATCTCGATGTTGGCGGGGTCCGGAAAATTTGACGAGGCAATCAAGTTGATCGAAACCGAAATGGCCAATACCGACAGCGAAGCGTTGAAAGCGAACTTGAAGGATTTTCGCTACAGCTTGCTGTTGTCGTCCGGTAAGGTTGGCGATGACGTCATCGCCTATTACCGCGAACAGATCGGCAACATGCAAGGTGATCCGATGCAGCTTGGTCAGTTTGCGTATTCGTTGATCGGTGTGGTTCAACAAGGCGGCAAAGCAGGCCCGTTGGTAGGCGAGGCGGTTGCGGCGCTTGCGCCCACGGTCGAGAAAGCCGACGCAGAGACCCAGCCCCTGCTCTACAACATCTTGGCACAGTTGGCTCAGATCGACAAAAAGTTGGACCAAGCGATTGAGTTCCAAACGAAAGCGGTCGAGGTAAGCGAAGAGCGTCAAAAGAAACGCATGCAACTGTACTTGGATGAGCTGCAAAGCGAAAAAGAAGCCAAGTAG
- the fhcD gene encoding formylmethanofuran--tetrahydromethanopterin N-formyltransferase has protein sequence MTEPLQINGVEIDATFAEAFDMKATRMILTAADRQWIDAAANEMTGFGTSVIACGIEIAVEQTLAADQTPDGREGVSILAFAVSSKEMEKQLVRRAGQCVLTCPTTALYAGIAETDPKSDKRIPIGKALRYFGDGHQISKQIDGRRFWRIPVMDGEFVCDHDVARVDGIGGGNLILFADSLEAATLASRAAVDAMRPIPGMITPFPGGITRSGSKVGSKYPALFASTNHRFCPSLRAMNRESMLRENESVGMEIVIDGLTEADIAAAMRAGILAACEAKTRGCLLRVTAGNYGGKLGRHHFHLAEVVR, from the coding sequence ATGACCGAGCCGCTTCAGATCAACGGCGTTGAAATTGACGCGACGTTTGCCGAGGCGTTTGACATGAAGGCGACTCGGATGATCCTGACTGCGGCGGATCGTCAATGGATCGACGCTGCAGCCAACGAAATGACTGGTTTTGGGACGAGCGTGATCGCTTGTGGCATCGAGATCGCGGTCGAACAAACGCTTGCGGCCGATCAAACCCCGGATGGCCGTGAGGGAGTTTCGATTTTGGCGTTCGCTGTTTCGTCGAAGGAAATGGAAAAGCAGCTCGTTCGGCGCGCGGGACAATGCGTCTTGACCTGTCCGACAACGGCTCTTTATGCCGGAATCGCAGAAACCGATCCGAAGTCGGACAAGCGAATTCCGATTGGCAAGGCACTACGATATTTTGGGGACGGCCATCAAATCAGTAAGCAGATCGATGGGCGTCGCTTCTGGCGAATTCCCGTGATGGATGGGGAGTTTGTTTGCGACCATGACGTCGCACGCGTGGATGGGATCGGTGGCGGTAACCTGATTCTGTTCGCCGATTCGCTCGAGGCGGCCACGCTCGCTAGCCGAGCGGCGGTTGATGCGATGCGACCGATCCCGGGGATGATCACTCCATTCCCGGGAGGCATCACTCGCAGCGGGTCCAAGGTGGGATCAAAGTACCCGGCGTTATTCGCGTCAACGAACCATCGGTTTTGTCCGAGTTTGCGTGCCATGAATCGGGAATCCATGCTGCGAGAAAACGAGTCCGTTGGGATGGAAATTGTGATCGATGGTTTGACCGAGGCCGATATCGCGGCGGCGATGCGAGCAGGGATCTTGGCGGCATGTGAGGCGAAAACCAGGGGATGTTTGCTGCGGGTGACCGCCGGAAATTACGGTGGGAAACTCGGCCGCCATCATTTCCATTTGGCGGAGGTGGTGCGGTGA
- a CDS encoding formylmethanofuran dehydrogenase subunit A codes for MLTRITGGHLIDPASSVDSIQDLWIRDGVMVAEDPSSLADRTIDASDCLVMAGGIDLHTHIGGGKLTLARLLLQDQLSAPFGGNRESENRFLPAAGVVGQRYLDMGYTTCFEPAVIPCNARAAHAEMADIPGIDTGGYCLLGNDDLLLQLLAEKAPQALINDYVAWMVQATQCIAVKVVNPGGINAFKFNQRSFDVDTPHPNYGVTPATIIRRLCRAVREIGLVHPLHVHCSNLGVPGNIASTRKTIEAADGLPIHLTHVQFHCYGSEGPYKMSSAAAELAELLRSHPQVTVDVGQVMFGQTVTISADSMHQFDNTRFAKPRKSALVDVECEAGCGVVPFRYRRRQFVHSLQWAIGLELFLMIEDPSRVFLTTDHPNGGPFTTYPHLIRLLSDRAFRETALAEIDPEAAAASQLGGISREYTMKEIATMTRSAPAKILGLRDVGRLSEGANADVVIYKNHSNIEKMFAEPAAVLKRGQLVRGVGGDSSHLPPSFTYTADVEFDRDSIGMLAKRYAKNGTFSLHRLAISDDELEATLGSTARKCQTRRGGSA; via the coding sequence ATGCTAACCCGAATCACTGGTGGCCATTTGATCGACCCCGCGTCGTCGGTCGATTCGATCCAAGATTTATGGATTCGGGACGGCGTCATGGTTGCCGAGGACCCATCGTCGTTGGCGGATCGAACGATCGATGCATCCGATTGCTTGGTGATGGCGGGCGGAATCGATCTGCACACGCACATCGGTGGGGGAAAGCTGACGCTCGCCCGATTGCTGCTCCAAGACCAACTCTCGGCCCCCTTCGGCGGCAACCGTGAATCGGAAAATCGTTTCCTTCCCGCCGCGGGCGTCGTGGGTCAGCGCTACCTCGACATGGGCTACACGACTTGTTTTGAACCGGCTGTCATCCCCTGCAATGCGCGAGCGGCCCATGCCGAAATGGCCGACATTCCGGGGATCGATACGGGAGGCTATTGCCTGCTTGGTAACGACGATTTGTTGCTGCAGTTGCTGGCCGAAAAGGCGCCGCAAGCGCTGATCAACGATTACGTGGCTTGGATGGTCCAAGCAACGCAGTGCATCGCTGTGAAAGTGGTCAATCCGGGTGGCATCAATGCGTTCAAGTTCAATCAGCGGTCCTTTGACGTGGACACGCCCCACCCGAATTATGGGGTTACACCTGCAACCATCATCCGGCGGCTGTGCCGTGCGGTTCGCGAGATTGGATTGGTCCACCCGCTGCATGTACACTGCAGCAATTTGGGGGTTCCCGGTAATATCGCTTCGACACGAAAAACGATTGAGGCCGCAGACGGGCTACCCATTCATTTAACGCATGTCCAATTCCACTGCTACGGCAGCGAGGGTCCGTACAAGATGTCCTCGGCGGCTGCCGAGCTTGCGGAGCTGCTGCGGTCGCATCCCCAGGTCACGGTCGATGTCGGGCAAGTCATGTTCGGGCAAACCGTCACGATCAGCGCGGACTCGATGCACCAGTTCGACAACACGCGTTTCGCCAAGCCTCGCAAATCCGCATTGGTGGATGTGGAATGCGAAGCGGGCTGCGGTGTGGTGCCCTTTCGGTATCGGCGCCGACAATTTGTCCACAGTTTGCAGTGGGCCATCGGATTGGAGTTGTTCTTAATGATTGAAGATCCGTCGCGAGTTTTCTTGACGACGGACCATCCCAATGGCGGTCCCTTCACGACCTATCCCCATTTGATTCGGTTATTGTCAGACCGCGCCTTTCGCGAGACGGCGCTTGCCGAAATCGATCCCGAGGCTGCTGCAGCGAGCCAGCTCGGGGGGATCAGCCGTGAGTACACGATGAAAGAGATTGCCACAATGACTCGTTCGGCTCCAGCGAAGATTCTGGGGCTGCGCGATGTTGGCCGCTTATCCGAGGGCGCGAATGCCGATGTCGTCATTTACAAGAACCACTCGAACATCGAGAAAATGTTTGCCGAACCGGCTGCGGTGCTGAAGCGAGGCCAGTTGGTTCGTGGCGTCGGTGGCGATTCGTCCCACTTGCCACCTTCATTCACCTACACCGCTGACGTTGAATTTGATCGTGATTCGATTGGGATGTTGGCGAAGCGTTATGCGAAAAACGGGACTTTTTCGCTGCATCGATTGGCGATCAGCGATGATGAACTCGAAGCGACGCTCGGTTCCACTGCTCGCAAATGCCAGACTCGTCGGGGAGGATCGGCATGA
- a CDS encoding YecH family metal-binding protein: MSNDRQENQVHGHDVMHMMVASGKTYTKEMLRGEILERFGEQTRFYTCSASNMTADELILFLEGKGKFDSQEDGFTTSPSSICDH, encoded by the coding sequence ATGAGCAACGATCGCCAAGAAAACCAGGTCCACGGTCATGATGTGATGCACATGATGGTCGCGTCGGGCAAAACCTATACGAAGGAAATGCTCCGTGGTGAGATTCTCGAGCGATTTGGCGAACAAACGCGTTTCTATACCTGTTCCGCGAGCAACATGACGGCTGATGAGCTGATCCTATTCTTGGAAGGCAAAGGTAAATTTGACTCCCAAGAAGATGGCTTCACCACGTCACCATCGAGTATCTGTGACCACTAG
- a CDS encoding formylmethanofuran dehydrogenase subunit C — protein MSGWTLELRCDIHSFVDASPIRLSSFANMSIHQVNKLPLSAADGTYPVGELFKVSKTSHHETLRMFGDLRSFRGIASEHSRGTFFVDGNVGDYAGSRFCAGDVWISGSAGDYLAAPLGADRSGMSGGRLVVGGSVGHHAGRRMRRGEIVIEGSAGDFLGAHLVAGTIVVGGQVGGQLGYAMRRGTLIVPVLPTVEKQRFSAAIEYESAFFSLLYQQRRLHPGGGHGPSEGFVACTRTRELLRRIAVDGFQSVRGDFSVGGQGELIVPIDRSQQAND, from the coding sequence GTGAGCGGATGGACCTTAGAGCTGCGATGCGACATCCATTCCTTTGTCGATGCCAGCCCGATTCGCTTGAGTTCGTTTGCGAACATGAGCATTCATCAAGTGAACAAGCTGCCGTTGTCGGCGGCGGATGGAACCTACCCGGTTGGTGAGCTCTTCAAAGTTTCCAAAACATCCCATCATGAGACATTGCGGATGTTCGGTGACCTCCGAAGCTTTCGTGGCATCGCGTCCGAGCATTCCCGAGGGACCTTCTTCGTCGACGGAAACGTGGGTGACTATGCCGGATCGCGATTTTGCGCCGGAGATGTCTGGATTTCAGGATCTGCTGGTGATTATTTGGCCGCTCCACTCGGGGCAGATCGAAGCGGGATGTCGGGGGGCCGATTGGTGGTGGGCGGGTCGGTCGGTCATCACGCTGGTCGCAGGATGCGGCGAGGCGAGATCGTGATCGAAGGTTCCGCGGGTGATTTTCTCGGTGCACACCTTGTTGCTGGCACCATCGTCGTCGGTGGACAGGTAGGGGGGCAGCTTGGTTACGCGATGCGGCGTGGCACGCTGATCGTGCCGGTCCTACCAACGGTAGAGAAGCAGCGTTTTAGTGCTGCAATCGAGTACGAGTCGGCTTTCTTTTCGCTACTGTATCAACAGCGGAGACTCCATCCCGGGGGGGGACATGGGCCGAGCGAAGGGTTTGTGGCTTGCACGAGGACGCGTGAGTTGCTGAGGCGAATTGCGGTGGATGGTTTTCAGTCGGTTCGCGGTGATTTTTCGGTCGGCGGCCAAGGTGAGCTGATCGTGCCCATCGATCGTTCGCAGCAAGCCAACGACTGA